The following are from one region of the Leucobacter sp. Psy1 genome:
- the rsgA gene encoding ribosome small subunit-dependent GTPase A, with amino-acid sequence MSWLNFDDDDADEPYGEYADHTVRARPNPKANRPRTKRRPEHADAVGGMVTGVDRGRYAVLVAAGADPEDARERTVVASRARELRREAIVTGDRVQLVGDVSGEEGSLARIVSVGDRRTLLRRSADDSDRVERVIVANADQMFIVIAAANPEPRVRLVDRYLAAAYDAGITPLLCITKTDLADPEPFLETFASLEIPVFRSQVGAEPLAEIHEALAGRTTVFVGHSGVGKSTLINALVPDADRATGHVNEVTGRGRHTSSSSIALRTDPSLVGLDAVPGWVVDTPGVRSFGLGHVDAESILRSFHDLAPLIDQCPRGCTHLADAPDCELDAAIADGRLDAVGAERVESLRRLLHDRSADRSAER; translated from the coding sequence ATGAGCTGGCTGAACTTCGACGACGATGACGCCGACGAGCCCTACGGTGAGTACGCGGACCACACCGTCCGCGCACGGCCCAACCCGAAGGCCAACCGCCCGCGCACGAAGCGCCGCCCGGAGCACGCCGACGCCGTCGGCGGCATGGTCACCGGCGTCGACCGCGGCAGGTACGCGGTGCTCGTCGCGGCGGGCGCCGATCCTGAAGACGCCCGCGAGCGCACCGTCGTCGCCAGCCGCGCACGCGAATTGCGTCGCGAGGCCATCGTCACCGGCGACCGCGTGCAGCTCGTCGGCGATGTCAGCGGCGAGGAGGGCTCCCTCGCCCGGATCGTGAGCGTCGGCGACCGGCGTACGCTGCTCCGGCGCAGCGCCGACGACAGCGATCGCGTCGAGCGGGTGATCGTCGCCAATGCCGATCAGATGTTCATCGTGATCGCCGCAGCGAACCCCGAGCCGCGGGTGCGCCTCGTCGACCGATACCTGGCCGCAGCATACGACGCAGGGATCACCCCCCTGCTCTGCATCACGAAGACCGACCTCGCCGACCCCGAACCCTTTCTCGAGACCTTCGCCTCACTCGAGATCCCGGTGTTCCGCTCGCAGGTGGGCGCCGAACCCCTCGCAGAGATCCACGAAGCGCTCGCCGGCCGCACCACCGTCTTCGTCGGCCACTCGGGTGTCGGCAAGTCCACGCTCATCAACGCACTCGTGCCCGACGCGGACCGGGCCACCGGGCACGTCAACGAGGTCACCGGCCGCGGCCGTCACACCTCATCGTCGTCGATCGCGCTGCGCACCGACCCGTCCCTCGTGGGCCTCGACGCGGTTCCCGGCTGGGTTGTCGACACCCCGGGCGTGCGCTCGTTCGGTCTCGGCCACGTGGATGCCGAGTCGATCCTCCGCAGCTTCCACGACCTCGCGCCGCTCATCGACCAGTGCCCCAGGGGGTGCACCCACCTCGCCGACGCTCCCGATTGCGAGCTCGACGCCGCGATCGCCGACGGCAGACTCGACGCCGTCGGTGCCGAACGCGTGGAATCGCTCAGGCGACTCCTGCACGACCGGTCAGCCGACAGGTCCGCCGAACGCTGA
- a CDS encoding alpha-ketoglutarate decarboxylase, whose product MTENECAQARANIEELIRGEQCAGQREALMRHLEECDDCRSEEQVCHRLTEAVKRACAESAPQSLREAIRIGLRDLHRA is encoded by the coding sequence ATGACCGAGAACGAGTGCGCGCAGGCGCGTGCGAACATCGAGGAGCTCATCCGGGGCGAGCAGTGCGCCGGGCAGCGCGAGGCCCTGATGCGGCATCTCGAGGAGTGCGATGACTGCCGCTCGGAGGAGCAGGTGTGTCATCGGCTGACCGAGGCGGTGAAGCGGGCCTGTGCCGAGTCGGCCCCGCAGTCGCTGCGGGAGGCGATCCGGATCGGTCTGCGCGACCTGCACCGCGCCTAA
- a CDS encoding sigma-70 family RNA polymerase sigma factor: MASSARFERDALPLLDQLYGAAMKMTRNPQDAQDLVQETYLKAYAAFDSFAEGTNLKAWLYRIMTNSYINGYRKRQREPFLGAVDDLEDWQMGGAESTTAMSSRSAEAEAIDRAPDSVVTRALNALPEDFRMAVYLADVEGFSYQEIADIVGVPIGTVMSRLHRGRGRLRTALREYALEQGVAVDQRGRAGTKAVRQRTGSDSADSESDSADSEGGAE, translated from the coding sequence ATGGCGTCGAGCGCGCGCTTCGAGCGAGACGCGCTGCCTCTGCTGGACCAGCTGTACGGTGCGGCGATGAAGATGACGCGGAATCCGCAGGACGCGCAGGATCTGGTTCAGGAGACGTATCTGAAGGCGTACGCCGCGTTCGACAGTTTCGCGGAGGGCACGAACCTCAAGGCGTGGCTGTACCGGATCATGACGAACTCGTACATCAACGGGTACCGGAAGAGGCAGCGCGAACCGTTCCTGGGCGCCGTGGACGATCTCGAGGACTGGCAGATGGGCGGAGCGGAGTCGACGACGGCGATGTCGTCGCGCTCGGCCGAGGCCGAGGCGATCGATCGCGCCCCCGACTCGGTGGTGACGCGGGCGCTCAACGCCCTGCCGGAGGATTTCAGGATGGCGGTCTACCTCGCCGACGTCGAGGGGTTCAGCTATCAGGAGATCGCGGACATCGTCGGAGTGCCGATTGGCACCGTGATGAGCCGCCTGCACCGCGGTCGCGGACGTCTGCGCACGGCGCTCCGCGAGTACGCGTTGGAGCAGGGCGTCGCCGTCGATCAGCGGGGCCGAGCCGGCACGAAAGCCGTGCGACAGAGAACGGGCAGCGACAGCGCCGACAGCGAAAGCGACAGCGCCGACAGCGAAGGAGGAGCGGAATGA
- a CDS encoding ABC transporter substrate-binding protein, with translation MSESPTAAAAEPSPASRRRPGRRATLAIAAALALALVASAVWAFVVRTAGDRIAIGLIAEPQNLDIRSTPGAPLDQILIDNVYQGLIGLEVGSIDAYRPVLATALPEISDDGRKYEFELRDDVRFASGSALTADDVVESLETTLNSGTLGDDNWAEVTASGRTVTITLDEPNNNLLWYLAGREGLIFESGDHTDLTRDTNGTGPFRFDDWERGEQLTLTRVDDYWGTEPEIDRATFRFLVDGRDAVNALHDGDVDVHTALLPSLRPEFEEDTSFRMVRAEGSDVFTLAFNSDRPPLDDPRVREALSRAIDPDAIIDSQNGDGKPLGGPIPEPEPGYEDLTSINAYDPTAARSLLAEAGQTNLSLTLTAPEFYDAAPLDLITTQLAEVGVSVRVKRVPFSAWIDEVYTNRDFQLSYVDHADARDIKRYADPRSYLGYDSERVQGLYADAIASDDIPETERLLADAARQVAEDAPAKWLYNYTPTNVIAEGVSGFPECNTNSRIPLEGISVAR, from the coding sequence GTGTCGGAGTCACCCACCGCCGCCGCAGCGGAGCCGTCGCCCGCGTCGCGCCGCCGGCCGGGACGTCGAGCGACGCTCGCCATCGCCGCGGCGCTCGCGCTCGCACTCGTCGCGTCGGCGGTGTGGGCGTTCGTGGTGAGAACCGCCGGCGACCGCATCGCGATCGGCCTCATCGCAGAACCGCAGAATCTCGATATCCGCAGCACTCCCGGTGCGCCGCTCGATCAGATCCTCATCGACAACGTGTACCAGGGGCTCATCGGCCTCGAGGTGGGATCCATCGATGCCTACCGGCCCGTGCTCGCCACAGCGCTCCCCGAGATCAGCGACGACGGACGCAAGTACGAGTTCGAGCTGCGCGATGACGTCCGCTTCGCCTCGGGGTCCGCGCTGACCGCGGACGACGTCGTCGAATCCCTCGAAACCACCCTGAACAGCGGTACGCTCGGCGACGACAACTGGGCCGAGGTCACCGCTTCGGGTCGCACCGTGACGATCACCCTCGACGAGCCGAACAACAACCTCCTCTGGTACCTCGCCGGCCGAGAAGGACTCATCTTCGAGAGCGGCGACCACACCGACCTCACCAGGGACACGAACGGCACGGGACCCTTCCGCTTCGACGACTGGGAACGCGGCGAGCAGCTCACCCTGACCCGCGTCGACGACTACTGGGGAACCGAACCGGAGATCGATCGCGCCACCTTCCGGTTCCTGGTCGACGGTCGCGACGCCGTGAACGCGCTCCACGACGGTGACGTCGACGTGCACACGGCGCTGCTGCCCTCGCTGCGCCCGGAATTCGAGGAGGACACCTCCTTCCGCATGGTGCGCGCCGAAGGCAGCGACGTCTTCACCCTCGCCTTCAACAGCGACCGGCCCCCGCTCGACGACCCGCGCGTGCGCGAGGCGCTGAGCCGCGCCATCGACCCCGACGCCATCATCGACTCGCAGAACGGCGACGGCAAGCCGCTGGGCGGCCCGATCCCCGAACCGGAGCCCGGTTACGAGGACCTCACCTCGATCAACGCGTACGACCCCACGGCGGCGCGCTCGTTGCTCGCGGAGGCTGGCCAGACGAACCTCAGTCTCACCCTCACCGCCCCCGAGTTCTACGACGCCGCACCGCTCGACCTCATCACGACGCAGCTCGCCGAGGTCGGCGTCAGCGTGCGCGTGAAGCGCGTTCCGTTCTCGGCCTGGATCGACGAGGTCTACACGAACCGGGACTTCCAGCTGAGCTACGTCGACCACGCCGACGCGCGCGACATCAAGCGCTACGCCGACCCCCGGTCCTACCTCGGGTACGACAGCGAGCGGGTGCAGGGGCTCTACGCCGACGCCATCGCGTCTGACGACATCCCGGAGACCGAGCGACTGCTCGCCGATGCCGCCAGACAGGTCGCCGAGGACGCGCCGGCGAAGTGGCTCTACAACTACACGCCGACGAACGTCATCGCCGAGGGCGTTTCAGGGTTCCCCGAGTGCAACACCAACTCCCGGATCCCCCTCGAGGGGATCAGCGTCGCCCGTTAG
- the aroA gene encoding 3-phosphoshikimate 1-carboxyvinyltransferase, which translates to MLVGKMNPGKDGDEVRGGETADDAPPPWEAPVAPARLDARVALPGSKSLTGRELVLSALADGVGRLRAPLHSRDTALMIDALRNLGTDITEIAGDQPFGADLSIRPADELTGSTSIACGLAGTVMRFVPAVAALALGPTAFDGDPYARKRPMRTILEALRELGADISDEGRGALPFTVHGAGRLRGGRVEIDASLSSQFVSGLLLSAPRFDEGVHIVHTGERVPSLPHIEMTLEALRERGVDADSPAPNEWRVAPGPIGARDLGIEPDLSNAAPFLAAALAVGGRVSVPHWPSSTTQVGDQLRTLLPEFGAEASLDGDVLTVTGTGTVRGVRLHVPEAGELAPTLVGLAALADGPSEITGIGHIRHHETDRIAALVAEINRLGGRARELDDGIAIEPAELHGDLWRSYADHRMATTGALIGLRVANVTVEDIESTSKTLPQFSELWHRMLGVDDPGRSEEESSTADPFGSPFSSLGL; encoded by the coding sequence ATGCTGGTTGGAAAGATGAACCCCGGAAAAGACGGCGACGAAGTGCGCGGCGGTGAGACCGCAGACGACGCCCCGCCGCCCTGGGAGGCGCCCGTCGCGCCGGCCAGACTCGACGCCCGCGTGGCCCTGCCCGGATCGAAATCCCTCACCGGACGCGAGCTCGTGCTCTCCGCCCTCGCCGACGGCGTCGGCCGCCTGAGGGCGCCGCTCCACTCCCGCGACACCGCGCTCATGATCGATGCGCTGCGGAACCTGGGAACGGACATTACCGAGATCGCCGGCGACCAGCCGTTCGGCGCAGACCTCAGCATCCGGCCGGCGGACGAGCTGACCGGATCGACGAGCATCGCCTGCGGGCTCGCCGGCACGGTCATGCGCTTCGTCCCCGCCGTCGCTGCTCTTGCGCTCGGGCCCACGGCGTTCGACGGTGACCCCTACGCCCGCAAGCGCCCCATGCGCACCATTCTCGAGGCGCTGCGCGAGCTCGGTGCCGATATCTCCGACGAGGGGCGCGGCGCGCTGCCGTTCACGGTGCACGGTGCCGGGCGCCTGCGCGGCGGCCGCGTCGAGATCGACGCCTCTCTCTCGAGCCAGTTCGTCTCGGGTCTCCTCCTTTCGGCGCCCAGATTCGACGAGGGCGTGCATATCGTCCACACCGGTGAGCGGGTGCCGAGCCTCCCCCACATTGAGATGACGCTCGAGGCGCTGCGGGAGCGAGGCGTCGATGCCGACTCGCCCGCACCGAACGAGTGGCGCGTCGCCCCCGGCCCGATTGGCGCCCGCGACCTCGGCATCGAGCCCGACCTGTCGAACGCCGCTCCCTTCCTCGCGGCTGCCCTCGCCGTCGGCGGCCGCGTCAGCGTGCCCCACTGGCCGTCGAGCACGACTCAGGTGGGCGACCAACTCCGCACGCTGCTTCCCGAGTTCGGTGCGGAGGCCTCGCTTGATGGCGACGTCCTCACCGTGACCGGCACCGGCACCGTCCGCGGCGTCCGGTTGCACGTGCCGGAGGCCGGAGAACTCGCGCCGACACTCGTCGGACTCGCCGCACTCGCCGACGGCCCCAGCGAGATCACCGGTATCGGCCACATCCGTCACCACGAGACGGATCGCATCGCTGCGCTCGTCGCGGAGATCAATCGCCTCGGTGGCCGGGCCCGAGAGCTCGACGACGGCATCGCCATCGAGCCGGCGGAGCTCCACGGCGACCTCTGGCGCAGTTACGCCGACCACCGTATGGCCACCACCGGCGCCCTCATCGGACTCCGCGTCGCGAACGTCACCGTCGAAGACATCGAGAGCACGAGCAAGACCCTGCCGCAGTTCTCGGAGCTGTGGCACCGCATGCTCGGCGTCGACGACCCCGGGCGCAGCGAAGAGGAGTCCTCGACCGCCGATCCTTTCGGGTCCCCGTTCTCATCGCTCGGGCTCTGA